A region of Paractinoplanes abujensis DNA encodes the following proteins:
- a CDS encoding MFS transporter, whose protein sequence is MSTAEQRSHRQTLEVLAGLMLGMFLAALDQTIVTAAIRTIGDDLHGLSVQACVTTAYLITVTISTPLHGKLSDIYGRERIFLAAISIFVVGSAACAFAGSMYQLAAFRAVQGLGAGGLFSLALAILGDLVPPREQARYRSFFLAVAGSARVLGPAAAGRAGSHPAGTCPRSCRPGRP, encoded by the coding sequence GTGAGCACCGCTGAGCAGAGGAGCCACCGGCAGACCCTCGAGGTGCTCGCCGGGCTGATGCTCGGCATGTTCCTGGCCGCGCTCGACCAGACGATCGTCACCGCGGCCATCCGGACGATCGGCGACGACCTGCACGGGCTCAGCGTGCAGGCCTGCGTGACCACGGCCTACCTGATCACCGTGACGATCTCGACCCCGCTCCACGGCAAGCTCTCCGACATCTACGGCCGTGAACGGATCTTTCTCGCGGCCATCTCGATCTTCGTGGTGGGCTCGGCGGCGTGTGCGTTCGCCGGGTCGATGTATCAGCTGGCCGCGTTCCGGGCGGTGCAGGGGTTGGGCGCGGGAGGGCTGTTCTCGCTGGCCCTGGCTATCCTGGGCGACCTCGTGCCGCCCCGTGAACAGGCCCGCTACCGGAGCTTTTTCCTGGCCGTGGCCGGCTCGGCGAGGGTGCTGGGACCGGCCGCTGCGGGGCGGGCCGGCTCCCACCCCGCAGGAACATGCCCTCGCTCATGCCGACCTGGCCGACCTTGA
- a CDS encoding MSCRAMM family protein — METATLPDDATALDEPTGPGDAVVRGRIDGPGGLPLPGATLTITDFGGQQLARAVTGADGTYRMVLHTGGSFLLICAADRHQPAAAVINVAAGEIRRVLSLAGAGQITGRVTDRAGRGLPGATLTLTNTKGEVVATTTAGADGRYQLPGLDGPEYTLTATAAHARPASRAVSPNEPGPVDLTLAVGGVLTGNVRAAGSGHPIPEASVVAVDRHGRVAGAATTDHEGRYELCDLPPGVYTVAASGHAPVATRVELTGDHAAHDITLGTPAVIGSLH; from the coding sequence ATGGAAACTGCCACGCTGCCCGACGACGCCACCGCCCTCGACGAGCCGACCGGGCCCGGGGACGCGGTGGTGCGCGGCCGGATCGACGGCCCCGGCGGCCTGCCGCTGCCCGGGGCCACCCTCACGATCACCGACTTCGGCGGGCAGCAGCTGGCCCGCGCGGTGACCGGTGCGGACGGCACGTACCGGATGGTGCTGCACACCGGTGGCTCGTTCCTGCTCATCTGCGCGGCCGACCGGCACCAGCCCGCGGCCGCCGTGATCAACGTGGCCGCCGGTGAGATAAGGCGGGTGCTGTCGCTGGCCGGCGCCGGGCAGATCACCGGGCGCGTCACCGATCGGGCGGGCCGCGGGCTGCCCGGCGCGACGCTGACGCTGACCAACACGAAGGGCGAAGTCGTGGCGACCACGACGGCCGGGGCGGACGGGCGTTATCAGCTGCCCGGACTGGACGGGCCGGAGTACACACTGACGGCCACCGCGGCCCACGCGCGGCCGGCCTCGCGGGCGGTGTCGCCCAACGAGCCCGGCCCGGTGGACCTGACGCTGGCCGTGGGCGGGGTGCTGACCGGCAACGTACGGGCGGCCGGCTCGGGGCACCCGATCCCGGAGGCGTCGGTGGTGGCCGTGGACCGTCATGGGCGGGTCGCGGGGGCGGCCACGACCGATCACGAGGGCCGTTACGAGCTGTGCGATCTGCCGCCGGGGGTGTACACGGTGGCGGCCAGCGGACACGCACCGGTGGCGACGCGGGTCGAGCTGACCGGCGACCACGCGGCCCACGACATCACGCTGGGCACACCGGCCGTCATCGGCTCACTCCACTGA